The following DNA comes from Vibrio gigantis.
CAACAGGAACATACAGGCGACGAGCACATGTACAACGTTGACCAGCACTGATGAACGCCGATTGGATTATGGTGTATACCGTTGCGTCTGCATCACCGTATTGGTCACTGATCACCATAGGGTTATTACCACCCATCTCTAGTGCCAGCATCTTGCCCGGTTGACCCGCGAATTGACGGTGAAGGATGTGACCCGTGTTAGCGCTACCTGTGAATAACACGCCATCAAGGCCTTTAGCATCAGCCAGTGCGATGCCTGTCTCTTTGGCACCTTGTACTAGGTTAATCACGCCAGCAGGTAGGCCAGCTTCTTGCCATAGTTTCATCGCAAACTCACCAGTCCAAGGTGTCTGCTCTGACGGTTTAAATACCACGGTATTACCCGATAGCAGTGCTGGAACAATATGACCGTTAGGTAGGTGACCAGGGAAGTTATAAGGGCCAAATACCGCCATTACGCCTAATGGACGATGACGCAGTACGATTTGGTTGCCTGCCGCTTCACGCGAAGCTTCACCAGTACGTTCGTGGTAAGCACGAATAGAGATAGCTATCTTGCCCGCCATAGCGCCCGCTTCAGTACGAGTTTCCCAGATCGGCTTGCCCGTTTCTTTGGCGATGATCTGTGCAATTTCTTCGCTGTTCTCTTTAACTTTTTCAGCAAAATTCAACACGATCGCTTCACGCTCTGCAAAGCTCAGTTTTTTCCAAACTAAAAAGGCTTCACGAGCTGCTGCTACTGCAGATTCAACCTGTGCTGGTGTTGCGCTATCCCCCTGCCACACTACTTCATTATTGTATGGGCTTACTGATGTCATGGCGTCACCTTGACCTGCCACCCACTGTCCTGCTATCCACTGAGTCATACTTCTATCCTTAAAATCTTCGACAGATAATCGCCGCTCTTACTGAGCCAACATGCGAACGAATTCGCCTTCTTTTACTTCAAGAGCGCTTGCTACTTCAGATGATAAAATCACTGTGTCGCTTGCTTGGTCATACGCGCCTTTCGCGGCTACTGCGCGGAAGTTCTCAAACGAGGTATTACCAATTAGGAAATCTTTAGAGCTAGAATGCTCTGCAATTTGAACCTGTGCTCGAATCGCATGACGCACTGATTCAATGTTTCTTAAATCACACTCAACCGTTGGGCCTGCATCAAAAATGTCGACATAACCACGGTTAGTGAAACCTTCACGTTCTAGCAACTTAAGTGCAGGACGCGTATTGTCATGAACCTCTCCAATCACCGCCTGAGCTTCTTTGCTCAGTAGATTCACATAGATAGGCAGCTTCGGCATTAAGTCAGCAATGAAGCCTTTCTTACCAATACCGGTTAGGTAGTCGGCGAGCGTGAAGTCAATAGAGAAGAAATGCTCTTGCAACCATTGCCAGAATGGCGAGTTACCTTCGGCATCTGATACACCGCGCATCTCAGCAAAAATCGTTTTCGAGAATCGCTCTGGATGCTCTGCCATAAGCAGGAATCGGCACTTCGACATTAAACGGCCGTTCAGGCCACCACGGAAGTCAGGGCGCAAGAACAGTGTGCAGATCTCACTGCATCCGGTGTAGTTATTACCGAAAGTCAAAAGCTTCACGACGTTATTCACGCCAAGCTTTTGCGATGAGTGAACCACTTTGCTGATGTGGTAAGAGTAAAACGGAACATCCCAGCCGATTGAAGCTTCGATGCCTGTCGTACCGGCGACTTCACCCGTTTCAGTGTCGAAGCCAACCATTAGGTAGCCTTCATCACCGGGTTCAGTCACGTCTTGTTTGGCAAAGCTGTATTCAGAATGAGTAATACGGTTAGTTAACAGTTCTTCGTTAACCGGAAGAGATGTGAATCCATGTCCTGACTCAACAGCGCAGGTATGCAGCGCATCGTAATCAGATAGTTTTATTGGGCGAACAACTAGCATCAATATTCCCTCCAGATGCAAAATAGGCCCAAAACCAGAAGCTTGGGCCTTTAGCAGAACGTCATGGGATCGCTCTATTGGCGATCATTCCTATGACGCCGCTCAGGCTAAACTAGCGTAGCGATTGCTTTATCTAGTTTTGATAGGCCTTCTTCAATTTCTTGTGTAGTAATGACCAATGATGGCGTGAAACGAACCACGTTTGCACCTGCAACCAGTACCATCAAGCCTTGTTCGCCTGCTGCTACTAATACGTCACGCGCACGGCCTTGCCACTTTTCGTTAAGTGCAGCACCTAGTAGCAGGCCTTTGCCACGAACTTCACTGAAGATTTGGTACTTATCGTTAATCTTAGCAAGACCATCACGGAACAATGCTTCACGCTCTTTCACGCCTGCTAATGTTTCAGGTTGGCTAACCACATCAACAACCGCTTCTGCAACAGCACACGCCAGTGGGTTACCACCGTAAGTAGAGCCATGCGTACCGACTTTTAGATGTGTCGCTAATTCAGTCGTCGTAAGCATGGCACCAATAGGAAAACCACCACCCAGTGATTTAGCAGTGCTCAAGATGTCTGGTGTTACACCTAGACCTTGGTAAGCATAAAAGTTACCAGTACGGCCGTTACCGGTTTGTACTTCATCAAAGATAAGCAGTGCATTGTGTTTGTCACACAGTTCACGAACTGTGTTCACGAATTCAGACGTTGGAGAAATGATACCGCCCTCGCCTTGCAGAGGTTCCATCATGATGGCACAAGTGCGATCAGAGATGTGCGCTTCTAGCGCTGCAATATCATTGTAAGGCAGGTGAGTCACATCGCCAGGTTTTGGACCGAAGCCATCAGAGTAAGCTTCTTGACCACCAACCGTTACAGTAAAGAAAGTACGACCGTGGAAACCTTGTTTGAATGCAATGATTTCAGATTTCTCAGGACCGTGAACATCTGCCGCCCAACGACGAGCTAGCTTTAGAGCTGCTTCGTTCGCTTCCGCGCCAGAGTTTGCAAAGAATACTTTTTCGGCAAAACATACGTCTGTTAGCTTTTTCGCTAGACGCAGTGCAGGTTCGTTGGTCATCACGTTACTTAGGTGCCAAATCTTGTTTGCTTGCTCAGTAACTGCGTTAACCATTGCCGGGTGACAGTGACCCAAACAGCTCACAGCGATACCACCAGCAAAGTCGATATACTCTCGGCCTTGTTGGTCCCAAACGCGTGCGCCTTCCCCTTTTACCGGGATCATTTCCATTGGGTTATAACAAGGCACCATCACCTCATTAAACAGACTACGTTCTACTTTATTTTCCACTGTCATCGTACATTCCTTCTCGATACCGCAAGCTTCGCAAATAAGCGTAATGGTTCATAAGTGAGACAAAGATATTTTGTCTCGCCATAATCCCGCTGCAGCATTATATTTACATTTAATTAACCTTTTCAATAGTAGATTATTCTTTAGCCATCCCTAACAACCAGCTAAACGTCACTACCTATGACTATTTATGCATCAATTAATCTGTTTTATGAAGCTTTTTTTACCTAAACATATAACCAGCAATAGCAAAGCCTTACTGGCACAGCGGTATATAGGGTTCGAGAGGAAATAAGGCGAATAATTTTGCATAGGCTAAAAACTTAGCGAAGCGAGAGAGAAATGTTATAAAAAGTGATCAGCGTCAGGGGGAGAGAGGTGCGTAAAGCCCGAATTTAAACGCTTAACGAATGGACTGACAGGTTTAACTGGCTTATTTAGACGGGGAACGGGTCAAATTTAAACACTCAGCGTGCTAGGAAGTTAGCAAGAAGCTGGTGTCCTTGCTCAGTTTTAATCGATTCCGGGTGAAATTGCACTGCATCAATCGGCAAGGTTTTGTGTTGATAACCCATGATCTCATCCATGCTGCCATCTTCAAATTCCGTCCAAGAAGTCAGTTCAAAGCAGTCTGGTAGCGTGCCATTTTTCACCACGAGTGAGTGGTAACGTGTCACGGTCAACGGGTTGTTCAATCCTTGAAAAACACTCTTGCCATTGTGGCGTATCGGAGAAGTTTTACCGTGCATCACTTGTCTGGCTCTCACTACTTCACCGCCAAACACTTGAGCAATAGCTTGATGACCAAGACACACCCCTAAGATAGGTAGTTTGCCAACGAAGTGTTCTATAACTTGCAGAGAGATTCCTGCATCATCCGGCGTACAAGGACCCGGAGAGATAACAAGGTGACTAGGATTCAGCGCTTCGATGCCTGCGATATCAATCTCATCGTTGCGTACAACTTTTACAGTTACCCCTAACTCACAGAAATACTGATACAAGTTATAGGTAAAGGAGTCGTAGTTATCGATGATAAGTAACATGGGTCGAAATCGTAGTAGTACTGAAGAAATAACAGGGTGTATTGTGCAGTAAGCAAAAAGAAAGGCAAGCCCCAAGCACAACATAGCTAAAATTAAGGCCAGCAAATGCTGGCCTTATACTTATCACTATCTAAGCTATGATAAACATATCAATTACTCGGTACAGTCTTTACGGAAGATCGACTCAGCCCACTGTGCATTATCAACGAATGGGTTACGGTTACCCTGGATGTCTTGAATCTTAGTGTTGCGATTAAATTCAAAATCATCGATTGGATCTTGGATATTCCATTCTAGTAAGCGACAAACATTACCCAAAGCCGTACCGTTATCGACAACAGAAGCAACCAATTCAAGATCTGGGTTAGATGCATCATCGTCATTTTTGCCTTCATAGCGTGTTGCCATGTAGAACATCATACGAGCTACGTCACCCTTCACCTCATCACGGGGCTCAAATGAATCGCTATCTTTTTTATTACCCGCTTCAGGTGATTCTGATGTTGGAGAACCACCATTATCGAACTCTAAGTTGCTACGCTCACTGTTGATGGATGAATCTGTAGGGCGTAAGTGGTGGATATCCGTATATGCTGAGGCACGGCTATCATTGAACCCGCCATTAGACTTCGGATAGCTATGTTCTCTATTCCATGAATCACCACCCGATCCTGTATCCTTGGTATCTTTTGCTTGTGAGCGCCCTGTGTACATCAAGATTACGTTATTACTGTCCATCGGATCTTCATCCGTGATCATCAACGCTTTCCAAACATCCATTGCATCAGGTGAAGAGTTATCGGTGTAAGGAAGTTTCGTAATACCCGTAGAAATAATGGCATTCAGAGCCGCTTTCAGCTCATCACCTGATTTATCAAGTGCACTATCGTAGTACCCATCAGGGTTATAAACCTCGCCTGGTGGGATTGGCGGCTCAACAATCGTTGTTTGACACGTTACCTTAGGTAGCGTGCCGACAACATGTGGATCATGTGCTTGTTCATATGCCGCATTAACACTGAATGCACACGGGATAAGTAAAGTCAGTAGTGTCTTTTTCATACTTTTAATTAGGGACAACGAGGCCCCTACTCCTTTATGCAATGAGGTTACTTGTTAAAACGACGACGTAGGAAGCCAAGTCCTAGTAAGCTCAATAGACCACCTAGGCCAAATGAACCACCATCGCTGCCAGAATCACTCATTTGAGTAATAGACACTTGCTGCGTTTCAATCACTTTACCTTCAACAGCTGTTGTTACTGTGTAGTCACCAACTTCTAAACCTGAGATAGGTACTTCCGTCCAACCCAGCGCAATTTCGAACTGATCAAGAACGTCTTTTTGAACATTTGAAGAAGTCGCGACAAAGGCTTGAGTTGCATTATTGAAGCTCACCGACACTTCGTCTCCCACTTTTAAGTAAGCAGAATCTGAATTCTTAGTGAGGTCAACAAAGTGATTAAAGGTACCGCCACCGATAGGGGCCTGTGGACGAGGTTCATTAATAGGCTCATCAGGAAGCTCGACTGGTGTCCCTGGCTGTACAGGTTGGTCTGGGTCAGGGAATACAGGATCAACTGGGTCAATTGGTTTACCGGCAAAGGCAATCGATAGTACAACTGGATCATGCCCTGCTGCGCGGAACGAGTCAGAGTACGCTTGACCAAGTTCATGCTTAGCATCCAGTGTTTGAGATTCACCCGCATTGATATTCCAATGGGTTGCACCAATAACTTTTGACTTAAGTCCCGCAGAGGTCAGAATGTAGTCGAGGCTGCCATTCTCATCCCCTTGAACTACGTTGTAGCTATTTGGATCTACAATCTCCATTACGTTTTCAAAACCATAGCTATCGGCAACAACCACGCCTTCTTCGTGCAGAGACTCTTCCCCTATAAAGGTCTTCTCAGCCGTCTTGATCTCGTAATTTTCAGGTGCGCCAGAACGATCTGTCAGTACTGTGATAGCATCCTCGTTATTAAAGGCATTTAGACTACCAAGAATGACTTTTTCACCTTCCATCTCTGCCAACTTCTGTCCTAGGTAATCCGCAGCAGATACACGTAGATTCTCACAACCGCCTTGGCGATCGTCATCCGATGTATCTTCTAGACAAATTTGGTCTTTATCAGCAAAATGGTTTACTGCAACCACAAGTTTCTCTTCACGATCTTTGAATGAGAATACCGGCACAACCGCTGCATGCTGAGTCGTAAACTCACCATTTTCCGCTTCTTGCTTCGGCATAGGGATCACTTGTAGCGAATCTAAACCAACTGTACTCGGACGGAAAATAACAAAGTTCGCTGTCGCTAGCTCACCTACCGTTGTTAGCCCTTCACGGCTAGCAATGTTGTACTGCTTAGCCTCAGGAAGATCAGCATTAAGCTGAGTTACTAGGTAAGAAATCGCTGAGCTTTCTT
Coding sequences within:
- the astD gene encoding succinylglutamate-semialdehyde dehydrogenase; this encodes MTQWIAGQWVAGQGDAMTSVSPYNNEVVWQGDSATPAQVESAVAAAREAFLVWKKLSFAEREAIVLNFAEKVKENSEEIAQIIAKETGKPIWETRTEAGAMAGKIAISIRAYHERTGEASREAAGNQIVLRHRPLGVMAVFGPYNFPGHLPNGHIVPALLSGNTVVFKPSEQTPWTGEFAMKLWQEAGLPAGVINLVQGAKETGIALADAKGLDGVLFTGSANTGHILHRQFAGQPGKMLALEMGGNNPMVISDQYGDADATVYTIIQSAFISAGQRCTCARRLYVPVGEKGDLLLDKLVAATQKIRVDQPFAEPAPFMGPQISEAAAKFILDAQANLQSLGGVSLVEAKAGEAAFVSPGIIDATNIAELPDEEYFGPLLQVVRYQSLEQAVELANDTRFGLSAGLVSTDDSEWEYFVDHIRAGIVNRNRQLTGASGDAPFGGPGASGNLRPSAYYAADYCAYPMASMEGGETQLPATFSPGIEL
- the astA gene encoding arginine N-succinyltransferase — encoded protein: MLVVRPIKLSDYDALHTCAVESGHGFTSLPVNEELLTNRITHSEYSFAKQDVTEPGDEGYLMVGFDTETGEVAGTTGIEASIGWDVPFYSYHISKVVHSSQKLGVNNVVKLLTFGNNYTGCSEICTLFLRPDFRGGLNGRLMSKCRFLLMAEHPERFSKTIFAEMRGVSDAEGNSPFWQWLQEHFFSIDFTLADYLTGIGKKGFIADLMPKLPIYVNLLSKEAQAVIGEVHDNTRPALKLLEREGFTNRGYVDIFDAGPTVECDLRNIESVRHAIRAQVQIAEHSSSKDFLIGNTSFENFRAVAAKGAYDQASDTVILSSEVASALEVKEGEFVRMLAQ
- a CDS encoding aspartate aminotransferase family protein, which gives rise to MTVENKVERSLFNEVMVPCYNPMEMIPVKGEGARVWDQQGREYIDFAGGIAVSCLGHCHPAMVNAVTEQANKIWHLSNVMTNEPALRLAKKLTDVCFAEKVFFANSGAEANEAALKLARRWAADVHGPEKSEIIAFKQGFHGRTFFTVTVGGQEAYSDGFGPKPGDVTHLPYNDIAALEAHISDRTCAIMMEPLQGEGGIISPTSEFVNTVRELCDKHNALLIFDEVQTGNGRTGNFYAYQGLGVTPDILSTAKSLGGGFPIGAMLTTTELATHLKVGTHGSTYGGNPLACAVAEAVVDVVSQPETLAGVKEREALFRDGLAKINDKYQIFSEVRGKGLLLGAALNEKWQGRARDVLVAAGEQGLMVLVAGANVVRFTPSLVITTQEIEEGLSKLDKAIATLV
- a CDS encoding aminodeoxychorismate/anthranilate synthase component II, which encodes MLLIIDNYDSFTYNLYQYFCELGVTVKVVRNDEIDIAGIEALNPSHLVISPGPCTPDDAGISLQVIEHFVGKLPILGVCLGHQAIAQVFGGEVVRARQVMHGKTSPIRHNGKSVFQGLNNPLTVTRYHSLVVKNGTLPDCFELTSWTEFEDGSMDEIMGYQHKTLPIDAVQFHPESIKTEQGHQLLANFLAR
- a CDS encoding endonuclease I family protein, with product MKKTLLTLLIPCAFSVNAAYEQAHDPHVVGTLPKVTCQTTIVEPPIPPGEVYNPDGYYDSALDKSGDELKAALNAIISTGITKLPYTDNSSPDAMDVWKALMITDEDPMDSNNVILMYTGRSQAKDTKDTGSGGDSWNREHSYPKSNGGFNDSRASAYTDIHHLRPTDSSINSERSNLEFDNGGSPTSESPEAGNKKDSDSFEPRDEVKGDVARMMFYMATRYEGKNDDDASNPDLELVASVVDNGTALGNVCRLLEWNIQDPIDDFEFNRNTKIQDIQGNRNPFVDNAQWAESIFRKDCTE